The Pseudomonas aeruginosa genome includes the window GTATCTTCGACCAGCCAGAGCTTACGGAGTAAATCCTTCACCCTAGCCGGCGCACCTTCTCCCGAAGTTACGGTGCCATTTTGCCTAGTTCCTTCACCCGAGTTCTCTCAAGCGCCTTGGTATTCTCTACCCGACCACCTGTGTCGGTTTGGGGTACGGTTCCTGGTTACCTGAAGCTTAGAAGCTTTTCTTGGAAGCATGGCATCAACCACTTCGTCATCTAAAAGACGACTCGTCATCAGCTCTCGGCCTTGAAACCCCGGATTTACCTAAGATTTCAGCCTACCACCTTAAACTTGGACAACCAACGCCAAGCTGGCCTAGCCTTCTCCGTCCCTCCATCGCAGTAACCAGAAGTACAGGAATATTAACCTGTTTCCCATCGACTACGCTTTTCAGCCTCGCCTTAGGAACCGACTAACCCTGCGTCGATTAACGTTGCGCAGGAACCCTTGGTCTTTCGGCGTGGGTGTTTTTCACACCCATTGTCGTTACTCATGTCAGCATTCGCACTTCTGATACCTCCAGCAAGCTTCTCAACTCACCTTCACAGGCTTACAGAACGCTCCTCTACCGCGTCACTTACGTGACACCCGCAGCTTCGGTGTGTGGTTTGAGCCCCGTTACATCTTCCGCGCAGGCCGACTCGACTAGTGAGCTATTACGCTTTCTTTAAAGGATGGCTGCTTCTAAGCCAACCTCCTAGCTGTCTAAGCCTTCCCACATCGTTTACCACTTAACCACAACTTTGGGACCTTAGCTGGCGGTCTGGGTTGTTTCCCTTTTCACGACGGACGTTAGCACCCGCCGTGTGTCTCCCATGCTCGGCACTTCTGGGTATTCGGAGTTTGCATCGGTTTGGTAAGTCGGGATGACCCCCTAGCCGAAACAGTGCTCTACCCCCCAGAGTGATACATGAGGCGCTACCTAAATAGCTTTCGAGGAGAACCAGCTATCTCCGAGCTTGATTAGCCTTTCACTCCGATCCACAAGTCATCCCCTACCTTTTCAACGGGAGTGGGTTCGGTCCTCCAGTCAGTGTTACCTAACCTTCAACCTGCTCATGGATAGATCGCCCGGTTTCGGGTCTATACCCAGCGACTAAACGCCCTATTAAGACTCGCTTTCGCTACGCCTACCCTATACGGTTAAGCTTGCCACTGAATATAAGTCGCTGACCCATTATACAAAAGGTACGCAGTCACCTAACAAGTAGGCTCCCACTGCTTGTACGCATACGGTTTCAGGTTCTATTTCACTCCCCTCTCCGGGGTTCTTTTCGCCTTTCCCTCACGGTACTGGTTCACTATCGGTCAGTCAGTAGTATTTAGCCTTGGAGGATGGTCCCCCCATGTTCAGACAAAGTTTCTCGTGCTCCGTCCTACTCGATTTCACTTCAAAGATCCTTTCGCGTACGGGGCTATCACCCACTATGGCCGCACTTTCCAGAGCGTTCCGCTAAAATCAATGAAGCTTAAGGGCTAATCCCCGTTCGCTCGCCACTACTAAGGGAATCTCGGTTGATTTCTTTTCCTCAGGGTACTTAGATGTTTCAGTTCCCCTGGTTCGCCTCTTGCACCTATGGATTCAGTACAAGATACCTAGGTTATCCTAGGTGGGTTCCCCCATTCAGAGATCTCCGGATCAAAGTCTGTTTGCCGACTCCCCGAAGCTTTTCGCAGGCTACCACGTCTTTCATCGCCTCTGACTGCCAAGGCATCCACCGTATGCGCTTCTTCACTTGACCATATAACCCCAAGCAATCTGGTTATACTGTGAAGACGACATTCGCCGAAAATTCGCGCTTGAACTCGCAAATTTTACCTTGACTTGAATGATCACCAGTGAAAGAGATCATTCAGTCTTACTTCTATCACATACCCGAATTTTAAAGAACAGTTCTGGTGCAAAGACCAGAAATCAATGTTCATTCACGAACATTCATTTCTGAGCTTTCGACGATTGTTTTAGATGGTGGAGCCAAGGAGGATCGAACTCCTGACCTCCTGCGTGCAAAGCAGGCGCTCTCCCAGCTGAGCTATGGCCCCGTATCGGATCACGCAGCACACCAACAATTGGTGGGTCTGGGCAGATTCGAACTGCCGACCTCACCCTTATCAGGGGTGCGCTCTAACCAACTGAGCTACAGACCCAATCGTCTAACCAGTGAATCAAGCAATTCGTGTGGGAGCTTATGAAGAAGCTGAGATCTTCGATTAAGGAGGTGATCCAGCCGCAGGTTCCCCTACGGCTACCTTGTTACGACTTCACCCCAGTCATGAATCACTCCGTGGTAACCGTCCCCCTTGCGGTTAGACTAGCTACTTCTGGAGCAACCCACTCCCATGGTGTGACGGGCGGTGTGTACAAGGCCCGGGAACGTATTCACCGTGACATTCTGATTCACGATTACTAGCGATTCCGACTTCACGCAGTCGAGTTGCAGACTGCGATCCGGACTACGATCGGTTTTATGGGATTAGCTCCACCTCGCGGCTTGGCAACCCTTTGTACCGACCATTGTAGCACGTGTGTAGCCCTGGCCGTAAGGGCCATGATGACTTGACGTCATCCCCACCTTCCTCCGGTTTGTCACCGGCAGTCTCCTTAGAGTGCCCACCCGAGGTGCTGGTAACTAAGGACAAGGGTTGCGCTCGTTACGGGACTTAACCCAACATCTCACGACACGAGCTGACGACAGCCATGCAGCACCTGTGTCTGAGTTCCCGAAGGCACCAATCCATCTCTGGAAAGTTCTCAGCATGTCAAGGCCAGGTAAGGTTCTTCGCGTTGCTTCGAATTAAACCACATGCTCCACCGCTTGTGCGGGCCCCCGTCAATTCATTTGAGTTTTAACCTTGCGGCCGTACTCCCCAGGCGGTCGACTTATCGCGTTAGCTGCGCCACTAAGATCTCAAGGATCCCAACGGCTAGTCGACATCGTTTACGGCGTGGACTACCAGGGTATCTAATCCTGTTTGCTCCCCACGCTTTCGCACCTCAGTGTCAGTATCAGTCCAGGTGGTCGCCTTCGCCACTGGTGTTCCTTCCTATATCTACGCATTTCACCGCTACACAGGAAATTCCACCACCCTCTACCGTACTCTAGCTCAGTAGTTTTGGATGCAGTTCCCAGGTTGAGCCCGGGGATTTCACATCCAACTTGCTGAACCACCTACGCGCGCTTTACGCCCAGTAATTCCGATTAACGCTTGCACCCTTCGTATTACCGCGGCTGCTGGCACGAAGTTAGCCGGTGCTTATTCTGTTGGTAACGTCAAAACAGCAAGGTATTAACTTACTGCCCTTCCTCCCAACTTAAAGTGCTTTACAATCCGAAGACCTTCTTCACACACGCGGCATGGCTGGATCAGGCTTTCGCCCATTGTCCAATATTCCCCACTGCTGCCTCCCGTAGGAGTCTGGACCGTGTCTCAGTTCCAGTGTGACTGATCATCCTCTCAGACCAGTTACGGATCGTCGCCTTGGTAGGCCTTTACCCCACCAACTAGCTAATCCGACCTAGGCTCATCTGATAGCGTGAGGTCCGAAGATCCCCCACTTTCTCCCTCAGGACGTATGCGGTATTAGCGCCCGTTTCCGGACGTTATCCCCCACTACCAGGCAGATTCCTAGGCATTACTCACCCGTCCGCCGCTGAATCCAGGAGCAAGCTCCCTTCATCCGCTCGACTTGCATGTGTTAGGCCTGCCGCCAGCGTTCAATCTGAGCCATGATCAAACTCTTCAGTTCAATACTGCTTGGGTTTTGAGAAAACCCTAAACTTGGCTCAGCAATCGCATTCTCTTAAAAAGAGATAAAACTCTCGAATTCACGAGTGTTACTTGCGTTGCTGATAATCTTGCGATCACCAGTCTTACATCACAAGCACCCACACGAATTGCTTGATTCGACTTGTTAAAGAGCAGTTGGTCAAGGCTTTCGTCTCAACCGAGGCCGCGCATTCTACAGCAACCTCTCGTTCCGTCAAGCGTTATTTTCGAAAATTTTCTTTTCTACTCAACCGCTTGCGCCGACCTTCAAACCATCTTCCGATCAGCGGGAGGCGCATTCTACAGCGTTCAAATTCGCTGTCAAGCACCTCGGTGAAGCTTCGTTTCGAGCCCCTTTCGGGACCGAACCGCTGCGGCGAACAACCTGCCGGAGCGCTTCACCACCCCTGGGAGAGAATCCGTAAATCCTTGATTTACAAGCATTTACTCTTCGTCGTCGCCGGGAGTGGTGCGCATTATAGGGAGATAGAAACTGGCGTCAACGATTATTTCAAAAATAATTCAAATAACCGCCGGAAGCGCTTTCAGCCCACCGAAACCGCCTCGCCAGCCGGCTTTTTCTGCGCCAGCAGGTAGAGCCCGACGAGGAAGCCGACCAGGCACAGAGTGACCACGTAGTAAGCCGGCCCCATCGGGCTCTGCTTGAGCAGCAGGGCCACCGCCATCGGCGTCAGCCCACCGAAGATGGCGTAGGCCAGGTTGTAGGAAAAGGACAGGCCGGAGAAACGCACAACCGGTGGGAACGCATTGACCATCACGTAGGGAACGGCGCCGACGATGCCGACGAAGAAGCCGGTCAGTGCATATAAAGGAAAGAGCCAGTCCGGGTGGGCCTTGAGGTTGCCGTAGAAGCTCCAGGACACCAGCGCCAGCAGCACGCTACCGGCAACGAAAGTCAGTCCCGCGCCGTAACGATCCGCCATGCGCCCGGCGACGATGCAGCCAAGGGTCAGGCAGACGATCGCCAGGCTGTTGGCCTTGAGCGCCGTGGCGGCATCGAAGCCGTATACGCTCTGCAGCACGGTAGGGGTCATCAGGATGACCACCACGATCGCGGCCGACAGCACCCAGGTCAGCAGCATCGACACCAGGACGGCGCCACGATGATCGCGGACCACCGCTTTCAACGGCACTTCCTCTGCCAGCGCCTTGCGCTGCTGCAGCTCGGCGAATACCGGCGTCTCGTGCAGCCAGCGGCGCAGGTAGACCGAGAACAGGCCGAACACCCCGCCGAGCAGGAAGGGAATCCGCCAGGCGTAGTCCTGCACCTCTGTCGCGCTATAGAAGCTATTGATCGCAGTAGCCACCAGCGAGCCCAGCAGGATGCCCGCCGTCAGGCCGGAAGTCAGCGTCCCGCAGGCATAACCGACATGCCGTGCCGGTACATGCTCGGCGACGAAGACCCAAGCCCCCGGCACCTCCCCGCCAATCGCGGCGCCCTGGATCACCCTCAGCAGGAGCAGCGCCAGGGGCGCCCAGATGCCGATCTGCGCGTAGGTCGGAAGCAGGCCCATGATCAGGGTCGGCACCGCCATCATGAAGATGCTCAGGGTGAACATGCGCTTGCGCCCGAGCAGGTCGCCGAAGTGGGCCATGATCACGCCGCCCAGCGGCCGCGCCAGGTAGCCGGCGGCGAACAGGCCGAAGGTTTGCAGCTGACGCAGCCATTCCGGCATGTCCGCCGGGAAGAACAGCTTGCCGACCACGGTGGCGAAGAACACGAAGATGATGAAGTCGTAGAACTCCAGCGCTCCACCCAGGGCGGAGAGGGACAGGGTCTTGTAGTCGCTGCGGGTCAATGGACGCTGGGCCGGCGCCTCGGGAGCATTCGCGGATGGCATGTCGGGATTGTTCTCTTTATTCGTTCAGCAAGCATGAGCGGGGTTCGACCGGCAGGCGTGTCGACCTGCGACCCGGGGACGCAGGAGCGAAACCATAGCAAATCGACGAATGTCCACACAGTCGGTCGAAGAGAGAACCGGGCGGTCGTCGGCTGCCCTACTCCTCTATATAATGCCCGGGCGCCTCTGAAAGCTGTCCCAAGACCTTGCACCGGCAGGCGTTTTGGGAGAGTTTTCCCCTAAACCGCGCTTGAACAAGAAATCCGGGGGGCACGAGGCCCTTACCTATGATCGAGCTTGAACAAGAAGACCCCATTCCCCAGGGAGACCTGGCCTTGCAGATTACCGCGCTGCCGCGCGAAACCAACGGTTTCGGCGATATCTACGGCGGTTGGCTGGTATCCCAGATGGACCTGGCGGGAACCGCCATGGCCAGCAAGATCGCCGGCGGCCGTATCGCCACCGTCGCCATCGACCGCATGGCTTTCATGGTGCCGGTCGCGGTAGGTGCCCAGCTTTCCTTCTATACCCAGACCCTGGAAGTCGGCCGCAGCTCGATCCGCATGCTGGTCGAGGTGTGGAGCGACGACCCGCTGTCCAGCGAATGGCGCAAAGTCACCGAGGCGGTGTTCGTGTTCGTCGCCATCGATGGCAGCGGGCGCACCCGCCCGGTCCCGCCACGCCGGGGCTAGACGCAGGAACGCCGGCTATCGCCGGCGTTCTTGTTTGCGCGTTCCTCAGGCCCGCACGGGGTTGCCGCGTACCGGCGCATCCCCGGCCACGTAGTACTTCGCCGTGCTGCGCGGCAGCGGCTGGCGACCGCGGATCCTGTCGGCGATCTTCTCGGCCATCATGATGGTGGTGGCATTGAGGTTGCCGGTGATGATCAGCGGCATGATCGACGCATCCACCACTCGCAGTCCTTCCATGCCATGGACCCGTCCCTGGCCATCGACCACCGCCATGTCGTCGCTGCCCATCTTGCACGAACAGGATGGGTGGAAAGCGGTCTCAGCATGGTTGCGGATGAACTCGTCGAGTTCGGCGTCCGACTGCACGTTCACCCCTGGGCTCAACTCGCGGCCCCGATAGGGGTCCAGCGCCGGCTGGTTCATGATCTCGCGGGTCAGCCGGATGCCGTCGCGGAACTCCTGCCAGTCCTGCTCGTGGGACATGTAGTTGAACAGGATGCTCGGATGCTGGCGCGGGTCCCTGGACTTCAGGTGGATGCGCCCGCGGCTCGGCGAGCGCATCGAGCCCATGTGCGCCTGGAAGCCGTGCTCCTGCACGCCCTTGCTGCCATTGTAGTTGATCGCCACCGGGAGGAAATGGAACTGGATGTTCGGCCATTCGAACGCTTCGCGGGTTCGGATGAAGCCGCCGGCCTCGAACTGGTTGCTGGCGCCGAGGCCCTTGCCGAGGAACAGCCACTGGGCACCGATGGCCGGCTGGTTCCACCATTTGGTCGCCGGGTAGATCGACACCGGCTGCTTGCAGGCGTACTGCAGGTAGAGTTCCAGGTGATCCTGCAGGTTGGCGCCGACGCCCGGCAGGTCATGCACCACCGGGATGTCCAGGTCGCGCAGCAGGGCCGCCGGGCCGACGCCGGAGCGTTGCAGCAATTGCGGCGAGGCGATCGCGCCGCTGCACACCAATACTTCGCGGCGGGCGTGGGCGGTGACCGGGTTGTCGCCGTTGCCCACCAGGTAGGAGACGCCGATGGCGCGCTTGCCGCTGAACAGGATGCGGTCGCTCAGGGCGTGGGTGACGAT containing:
- a CDS encoding acyl-CoA thioesterase, producing the protein MIELEQEDPIPQGDLALQITALPRETNGFGDIYGGWLVSQMDLAGTAMASKIAGGRIATVAIDRMAFMVPVAVGAQLSFYTQTLEVGRSSIRMLVEVWSDDPLSSEWRKVTEAVFVFVAIDGSGRTRPVPPRRG
- a CDS encoding MFS transporter; translation: MPSANAPEAPAQRPLTRSDYKTLSLSALGGALEFYDFIIFVFFATVVGKLFFPADMPEWLRQLQTFGLFAAGYLARPLGGVIMAHFGDLLGRKRMFTLSIFMMAVPTLIMGLLPTYAQIGIWAPLALLLLRVIQGAAIGGEVPGAWVFVAEHVPARHVGYACGTLTSGLTAGILLGSLVATAINSFYSATEVQDYAWRIPFLLGGVFGLFSVYLRRWLHETPVFAELQQRKALAEEVPLKAVVRDHRGAVLVSMLLTWVLSAAIVVVILMTPTVLQSVYGFDAATALKANSLAIVCLTLGCIVAGRMADRYGAGLTFVAGSVLLALVSWSFYGNLKAHPDWLFPLYALTGFFVGIVGAVPYVMVNAFPPVVRFSGLSFSYNLAYAIFGGLTPMAVALLLKQSPMGPAYYVVTLCLVGFLVGLYLLAQKKPAGEAVSVG
- the betA gene encoding choline dehydrogenase codes for the protein MSQEFDYIIIGAGSAGNVLATRLTEDADVSVLLLEAGGPDYRFDFRTQMPAALAFPLQGRRYNWAYETDPEPYMNNRRMECGRGKGLGGSSLINGMCYIRGNALDFDGWAKEPGLEDWSYLDCLPYFRKAETRDIGPNDYHGGDGPVSVTTPKAGNNPLFHAMVEAGVQAGYPRTDDLNGYQQEGFGPMDRTVTPEGRRAATGRGYLDQARGRPNLTIVTHALSDRILFSGKRAIGVSYLVGNGDNPVTAHARREVLVCSGAIASPQLLQRSGVGPAALLRDLDIPVVHDLPGVGANLQDHLELYLQYACKQPVSIYPATKWWNQPAIGAQWLFLGKGLGASNQFEAGGFIRTREAFEWPNIQFHFLPVAINYNGSKGVQEHGFQAHMGSMRSPSRGRIHLKSRDPRQHPSILFNYMSHEQDWQEFRDGIRLTREIMNQPALDPYRGRELSPGVNVQSDAELDEFIRNHAETAFHPSCSCKMGSDDMAVVDGQGRVHGMEGLRVVDASIMPLIITGNLNATTIMMAEKIADRIRGRQPLPRSTAKYYVAGDAPVRGNPVRA